Part of the Solanum pennellii chromosome 10, SPENNV200 genome is shown below.
AgaactgaaataaaaaaaataaattgtgattgCACCTATTTACCACTAGAAACTGGTGGTAGTATTGCTCCAACACCAACAACCTTAGCTTTAGCCGTGTCAATAGATGGAGGATGAGACCCTGTAGAACAATAAGCCatgataaaaatattagtataattaatctaaaaaattttattattcaaccAATGTTTTCATCTAacagaagaaaagaaaatttcctCTTGAGACACCATACCTTAAAACTAATGAGACGTTGTTTACTGTAAAATGACACTGACTGCTTACTGCTTTCACTATGGtgtccattttttttattgaaaaaaattaattcttctatagtaattattatagtatttgctaatatatgtaattgtttttgaaattttgaatatttatatttgcaattaaatattttacttttttttattgattcgCACCTCGATTAAAAAAGGCGAGCGACGAGGCGAGGAATAGGAGTTGGTTAGATTTAGACATGGAACTGGAAGAAGAAGTAGGGGAAGAAACTTATTTCTTTTTGGATTGTGATATGGATTGCAGGTTTGGGAGAGGCCTTCAGAAGTGGAGTTTCCTTGGTTTTTGAGGTAATGTTCTTCCGACGCCTATCCCTACGATTTACCAGATAGTGGCAGTGGCACACTAGAGGAATATTGTACACTAGATGGATTACCTTTCTTTATACAATTGGGGAAGCCTTGAATTAAGCTTTCATCTCCCATAAATCTGAGATGAAGACCTTGTTTAGCTTATTCAATACTTTTACATGGCATACAAATGCCTTCATCACTAAAACAAGATTCACGGCGCCAACTTGCAACActttttaactatttaaatCCTGGCATCCTTAACTAAATCTGATCAGGTTATAAGTTATATGGTAGGGAAATTGCGGAATATCTCTGCAGAAGCTAGCTCCATCACTGCTGAAGGAATGCAACCAATCTGCCAACTAATCAAGAATCAGTAACTAGTGTTCTAATTATACCAGATTACCAGCGGGTTCAGTTTTTGATCTCCAAGTAGTAATAACATAATGTTTAATCTTTGAGTATGTTGAAAggtgaaagaaagaaataacagGATGATACAATATCTAAAAGAGGATAATTTATTGATTGAAGAAACGGAAATACACGGCATACCAGCCTTCTCTTAACGATGTTTTGGCCTGGTAAGAAGGACCCTAACAGTGAAGGGGTAAGGATATCTTTGTGTGAAGATAGTGCAGACTTATGAGTTTGAGGAAGATGTTTTGCAGACAGTTTTGAGACGACCCAAAGGAACTTCATCACTAGTATCAACATGTAAAGGGACAGGAACATCAATATGGGGCATTGTAAAAGAATTAGTGGACATAGGGAGAAAAGTATCATATGAACTCCAATTCGCAAACCCATCTAGAGCTACTCGAAAAGATGCTTGTTCTGCAATTTCCCCCTCACTCAGTGCATcaggaagaagaacaaaaggGAGTTATTGAAAGGGAACATTCTCATCTGCTGGCGAGGCGCATTTGTAGACAAGATATAAGCAATTCCGTCCTAAAAAACCTAAAAGACAACAGGATGAATCGGTTCGTATCATATGAAGGCAATATTTCACTTTGTTTAGGGTATTTCGAAGAGGACTCAATAGCCAGAATTCAAGCTTTTGTGATGAAGAAGAGTAGTTGGGGTTTGAGAAGAGACTTGTGGAATATGAATGATGAAAAGGAGGGTCAATGTGATGGtgtcaattttttcaaaaaaaaaaaagggaaggcAGACAAAGAGTCTTGTTACCTCTCGCCGTCCAAAACACTAGTTGGAACCATATCTCGCAATCTTGCGAATCTCCAAGACAACAAAGGGAACTTTACTTTAATATACGATCACTCGGGTCTGCCTTTTCAGGACCCGatcattgattttattaatgaagCAGTGAATAGACTAACAAATTTAACTGATTTCCTTTACTATTTGGTAAAACATGCACTTAATTTACCAGAAGAACTACCAACTCTTTGCTGATATATAtggattcaaatttttaatgtatccaaattttttttgtttattaaattaGCGTGTAATGATTTTGTTTCAACATTATGATATATtacaatttcatcatatacaatGTGTCGTGttcaaataactaaattatCTGACAATGATAGTTAGAGATGCATTAACTAGATTTTTATTGTATCaagttaattttgtttcttaattaatgtataatgtctTTGTTTCAACATTATGATACATtacaatttcatcatatacaatGTGTCGTGttcaaataactaaattatCTGACAATGATAGTTAGAGATGCATTAACTAGATTTTTATTGTATCaagttaattttgtttcttaattaatgtataatgtctTTGTTTCAACACTCTTATACATTACAATTTTATCGCACATGTATCATGTTCAAATATATGTTTTGATATATAATCTTAATTAGTTTTGATATTCGAAACAAAACTTCTATCAAATGTATCACTTAATTATCATATATCTAGGTGTGACTATGTATCCTCTACCTtattcaaattaaaaagaatgtcCATCTGTACACACTACTAAATCATATGTGTGATACATAGACTTGACTATTTTCATAGCTAATTATGtggtaaaaaaattgtatttgaaTTCGTCGATACTATGTTTTTCTATTATAGATAGACATCTAATAAAGTGAATAACAAATTGATACATAACATGTTATGAATACATAATAGTGATCTTGACACGCAATAATGCATCTGATAGTTATTAACTTGTATATATGATACATTAAAATGTCACACAAGTATTTATCAAATTCATAAATGGTGATACAAAAATGTATTATCAaaagtttatttaatttgagGCAAAATGTGAAGATCTTGCAGGTATGCATTTGATACAATAAATATGAAGCacattaatacatatattaaatttgtcTAATTGATAGTAAAAGGAAATGTAAGTGTAACTTATGggatttattaaatttttaaatttatttcatgttttaggGCAACAGATTGACACTTATTGTAGGGAAACACTAATATATCCGGACAACCAATTATGTATTCGAatgattgatattttaaaagttttttataaaataaaaaagagtaaggataaaatgtaatttaattattatactGTGCATTTATTATTTAAGTAAGTTATACTTATTTAAAACCAAGCATGCATGTTGGTCAACATTGTTCCCtattgtaatatttatttatattatatttggagACAAGTTGCCGCAGGCGTCGACTAGGGAGCCTGCGCCCTGCTTCACACAAGTTGATCAAATAGCATTAAGTTAGCTATATTGTCAAGTTCTTCGAGAGAAAAATAGGTTATATCTAGGGAGGTGATCAACTATTAATAAACTCCTTTCGAGTAGGGGCAGCTCAATATTATTCGTAGCCTTAAGCGAAATTTTTGTTAGAGGcctaaaatctaaataaactttatctatatttcttatttttcttaattctaGATGtaaattactatttaatatctttatataaatgtttttttcaGACACTTTTTTTATTGAGacattattatatgaattattaacataattctataaataataagtaaataaacTTTAAAGCTAAGAGTTAGAAATAGAATTCGATTCAAAAAGTTGATAACTTGATATACCcactttaatataaaaattaacaaagaaattttaaaaaaaattaatgcacTTTGTTCAACACTTTTCGACTACTGATTCATATTTTTGAGAGTGTATTACTCTAACTATCAAAGAATTGAAGAAATAGAATGTAAAAGGaattaaaaaggataaataatatgaaagttAGCAAAGAAAATGTAAGAATCCAAAATAATATTTCCTTGACTTTTTCTATCTTAATGGGGttataatacataattatttatttgtataatttgatgCCCCAAAAATTGGAGGCCTAATGCCTTAAATTTTGAAGGCAAGACCTGGCCCTGCTTTCGAGGGCGGAGCCAACTTCAGCAGAAAATTATGTATAtggttaaatttaatttttatttttatataatagatGTTATTGAACTTTCTTCGTTCTAGTTCTTGTGTTtacttattcatattttaaacattCTTAGTGAAAATCTTGACTCTGCAGTCACAATACTGTCCACTTATACCGACTATCCTTGTTAGAACGTCTTCGTCGTTTTTAATTTTAACGCAAATACAAATTGATTAGaattatgtatattattattgaagaaatttgttcttttttagttgtttgGCTTGTTAATCATGCCCTTgagtgtttatttttttttatcaattcttCCGGCCAACAATTCTACCAACCCTAAACTTACAAGTACTAaattgtctcaatttatatgatatattcttTATCGTCACGAAAAAAATGTCATGCTTCCACATTTGAAAACTATTTGacttaaaatgtttattttgcACTTAGTATAATTATTTGTAATCACACAAATATTTATACCTTTTTTTAGACCATTACTTCTAATTTCctatttttcttaaacttgGCAGACACTTTACCGTCACAATAATTGGGACGAAGAGAGTAATTGATATCCTACGAACTAATGAGAAAAATTACAACCCTTTGCGATCAAACCTTAAGTGATGTTCAATCCTCCTTAGCCGTCacttatattgatgaattggtccaagaaaatatatgtatatttgaattcatatcttgtaaaataagataaaaaaggGTATATTGCCTAAAGATTAAGATTTAGTcccaattaattttgaaatggtTGAGTGAAGAACCAAACCATTATCTGAATAAGAGGTTCTTGCTTCAATAATTTAGGGGTTTTAGAGGAAAATTCAAGAATATAGGTTGAACATAGAATATTATGTCACGTAATTATACTTTCTTTCTCGGAATTTATATTACTCACTTTCCTTTTTCAGTAAGTATAAAAACAAAACGACACATTTCTATATTTAGTAACAATcttattaactttaaaatattcattttaccCTTGAAGAAATTGTTTAGCATCACACAAACATCTATATATTCGCTAATTTAGACCacaaatttcaataatttttctttcttaaattgcaTGTCACGTCAaattacatcatataaaatgatACAAAAGAAGTACAACATTATGTTTGAGAAAACATTATACATAATAATGTGTAAACCTAATTAAGGTATTAATTATATACAACCATAGGCTATGTCACTGCAGAGACGGAGTCAGAAATTTTAATAAGGAAGTTCAAAATTGGAAGAAATAGATATACAAAGTAGTCGAAggggttcgacatctactatatatatctaaaaaattattttaactatattaaaataatatattttttcatcgaATGAAATTTAAATGAACCCTCTAAATATATGCTGGCTCCGCCACCGGCTGTGTGGTGTAAATACTTTCTCCCAATAGACACGAAGcatattttccctatttttaagTTGTAACCCTAACTTGACTGACTAGTGACCATTACCACCCCACTTCTTGGAAGCTACTTGCACGTGCAAATCAAATAAATCAGAAActtaaaaattgttaattaatgAACACTCACGTCTCATTAATCTATGCATATGCCACACGTAAAATTAAAAACCCTATATATAAATCCTAATGCCTTCTTTAATTACATATCGTAGCAAACATTTACAAGCCATTCTCTATTGAAACctgtttttcttctttgtatTCCCCTCATTCAATTCAGACAGAtaatatttggtttgatttggtttggtaTCAGTTCAATTACAGAAAACGCATTAACTATATACACATCAATGGAGCAAATCGTCCATTGCATTTTAATTCTTGTCCTATCGATATTCTCCATGAAGGGTGCAATGGGGAGTATCAACACTAATCGTTTGATGAATCCTCGTACTATGACTTTTGTAGAGGCTCAATGTAGACGTACTCGATATCAAGAACTTTGTGTGAGAACTTTATCTAATTATGTTAATTCTACCTCACAAGATCCTCAAGAAATAGCTCAAGTTGCTTTAAAGGTAAGTTTAGCTAAGgctataaatacaaaatactaCATTATGAAGGTATGCAAAGAATTCAATCAAATCAACAAGGgtaatcataagaataataatCAAGCGGCGAAAGATTGTTTAGATCAAATCTCAGATGGTGTTTCCCAACTTACAAATTCTGTTAAAGAGCTCCAACATTTGAGTTTAGATGGTGAAAGAGCATTCGAATGGCATCAAAGTAATGTTCAAACTTGGTTAAGTACAGTGTTAACAGATGCATACACTTGTATGGAAGGGATGAATAATTTAGGTCATGTTTCTATGGTTAGTTATAAGGTGAAGGCTATGATTAAAGCTAAGGTTCTTAATGTAGCACAAGTTACAAGCAATGCTTTGGCTTTGTTTAATGGATTTGCTGCTAGACACAAGGCTTCTCATCATGTTGGCTATGGCAAAAGCAAACCATAAAACTTATGATAGAATTAATTGTCTTTGTCTTGCTTTTAGTTCTTTTTGTTATGTATGTCACAACATATgtaatttcttttcatttggtCCAATGCAAACAAGAATTAATAATGTAACTTCACTGAATTTGTAAACAcaaatttttgtattgactttatataagtaaagaaatgaaaacatcaatatagattattttcaaataggagaggatttattttatatttatttttttaataaattgtcaCCTA
Proteins encoded:
- the LOC107002002 gene encoding pectinesterase inhibitor 11-like; this encodes MEQIVHCILILVLSIFSMKGAMGSINTNRLMNPRTMTFVEAQCRRTRYQELCVRTLSNYVNSTSQDPQEIAQVALKVSLAKAINTKYYIMKVCKEFNQINKGNHKNNNQAAKDCLDQISDGVSQLTNSVKELQHLSLDGERAFEWHQSNVQTWLSTVLTDAYTCMEGMNNLGHVSMVSYKVKAMIKAKVLNVAQVTSNALALFNGFAARHKASHHVGYGKSKP